The Microbacterium foliorum genome has a window encoding:
- a CDS encoding RNA polymerase sigma factor, translated as MSWRSGVEHAIRANSVDLLSYLSRRVGVEDAPDLLGETFATTWRRAGDVPADPEQARMWLFGIARGALQNHRRGERRRWALAGRVRANASLCAAPAADEHIEVRDAIARLEPDLAELIQLVHWDGMSIAEAAQIVGIPASTARSRYQRAKEQLRTALSMAAAP; from the coding sequence GTGTCTTGGCGATCAGGCGTCGAGCACGCCATCCGGGCGAACTCGGTCGACCTGCTCTCGTACCTGAGCCGGCGTGTGGGCGTCGAAGACGCTCCTGACCTCTTGGGCGAAACCTTCGCCACCACCTGGCGCCGAGCGGGCGACGTTCCCGCCGATCCCGAACAGGCGCGAATGTGGCTTTTCGGGATCGCACGCGGAGCGCTCCAGAATCACAGAAGAGGCGAGCGTCGTCGATGGGCGCTGGCCGGACGAGTGCGCGCCAACGCCTCGCTCTGTGCCGCTCCGGCTGCTGACGAACACATCGAGGTGCGTGACGCGATCGCTCGTCTGGAGCCTGATCTCGCCGAGCTGATCCAGCTCGTGCACTGGGACGGCATGAGCATCGCGGAAGCGGCACAGATCGTGGGGATCCCCGCTTCCACGGCGAGAAGTCGCTATCAGCGCGCGAAAGAGCAGCTGCGCACGGCACTCAGCATGGCCGCGGCACCTTGA